A stretch of the Lolium perenne isolate Kyuss_39 chromosome 3, Kyuss_2.0, whole genome shotgun sequence genome encodes the following:
- the LOC127342749 gene encoding uncharacterized protein: protein MVWFQCDDCGADLKKPKLAGHFRSCSAYKLSCIDCGAVFSQDTVQGHTQCISEAEKYGPKGQNKLSSSAQGKPDKPKPNADVDINVGLSTRPPWFCSLCNTTTTSKQTLLGHADGRKHRAKAKAYHASQKQENGSEQTPDVKETGGTPTMEPPQLNEVKGADSEKDVDKDAVKRKRADSIALEEPDNAKRQNLLNLKTGEVIQSEKGELKTKSKSAADEVVNGANHQDTKKQKIKWKKIITKILETNSDGVMKLKKLQKLVLKELFECGHSEDKEQLHALLMEKIASSSRFSVDGKNIRLVSKNEES, encoded by the exons ATGGTTTGGTTCCAGTGCGACGACTGCGGCGCGGACCTCAAGAAGCCCAAGCTCGCCGGCCACTTCCGCTCGTGCTCCGCCTACAAG CTTTCCTGCATCGACTGCGGCGCGGTCTTCAGCCAGGACACCGTCCAGGGGCACACCCAGTGCATCTCCGAGGCC GAGAAGTACGGTCCCAAGGGACAGAACAAGCTATCCAGTAGTGCTCAGGGAAAGCCGGACAAGCCAAAGCCAAATGCCGATGTTGATATCAATGTTGGGCTGTCAACACGCCCTCCTTGGTTCTGCAG CCTATGCAATACAACTACCACTAGCAAGCAAACTCTTTTGGGGCATGCTGATGGCAGGAAACATAGAGCAAAAGCAAAAGCCTACCATGCTTCTCAGAAGCAAGAAAATGGATCTGAACAAACTCCAGATGTCAAGGAAACTGGTGGAACACCAACGATGGAGCCTCCACAACTAAATGAAGTGAAGGGTGCAGACAGTGAAAAAGATGTTGACAAAGATGCTGTGAAAAGAAAGAGAGCAGATAGTATAGCCTTGGAGGAGCCAGATAATGCCAAAAGACAGAACTTGTTGAACTTGAAAACTGGAGAGGTTATACAATCTGAAAAAGGAGAACTTAAAACAAAGAGCAAGAGTGCTGCAGATGAAGTAGTCAATGGGGCCAACCATCAAGACACTAAAAAGCAGAAAATAAAATGGAAGAAAATTATTACTAAGATACTTGAGACA AATTCAGATGGAGTTATGAAGTTAAAGAAGCTACAAAAGCTAGTTCTCAAGGAACTTTTTGAATGTGGTCATTCTGAAGATAAGGAGCAGCTGCATGCTCTGTTGATGGAGAAG ATAGCTTCAAGTTCCAGGTTTTCTGTGGATGGCAAGAACATCAGATTGGTGTCCAAGAACGAGGAGTCGTAG